From the genome of Edaphobacter dinghuensis, one region includes:
- the nuoK gene encoding NADH-quinone oxidoreductase subunit NuoK, translating to MAAQVPTAYYLVLAAILFSIGVGSFLVKRNIITIFISIELMLNAVNLTFVAFAHQWHQISGQIFVFFVMVVAAAEAAVGLAIIIAIFRTRQTLNVDQIDLMKL from the coding sequence ATGGCCGCACAAGTTCCTACTGCCTATTACCTTGTACTCGCCGCCATCCTGTTCTCCATCGGCGTTGGATCTTTTCTCGTCAAGCGCAACATCATCACCATCTTCATATCGATTGAGCTGATGCTCAACGCCGTCAATCTTACCTTTGTTGCCTTCGCGCACCAGTGGCACCAGATCAGCGGCCAGATCTTTGTCTTCTTCGTGATGGTCGTCGCCGCCGCCGAAGCCGCGGTTGGCCTTGCCATCATCATCGCCATCTTCCGTACCCGCCAGACGCTGAACGTCGATCAGATCGACCTGATGAAACTATGA
- a CDS encoding lysozyme inhibitor LprI family protein, with protein MRRNFFLPLSLLAACLVLLAPGAFCVPIDCAKAATPNEKTICSDPTLIQADARMDTLYNVSLHFVAMGTRGDLQDQQPIWIRQREACGTRKPCIRAAYKKRTAVFEAIIAHAATFGPF; from the coding sequence ATGCGCCGTAACTTCTTCCTTCCCCTGTCCCTGCTTGCCGCCTGTCTGGTTTTACTGGCTCCAGGAGCATTCTGCGTGCCCATCGATTGCGCTAAAGCTGCTACCCCCAACGAAAAGACCATCTGCTCCGATCCCACCCTCATCCAGGCCGACGCCCGCATGGACACCCTCTACAACGTCTCTTTGCATTTTGTCGCTATGGGCACACGTGGCGACCTCCAGGATCAGCAGCCCATATGGATACGCCAGCGCGAGGCTTGCGGCACCCGTAAACCCTGCATCCGCGCGGCCTATAAAAAGCGTACCGCCGTCTTCGAGGCCATCATCGCGCACGCAGCAACCTTTGGCCCCTTCTAA
- a CDS encoding RrF2 family transcriptional regulator encodes MAQNARFALSLRVLAVLATEPDAMHTSAAIAESLKESAVMVRRTFLLLHKAGLIVQRKGPNGGAKLKVPAKQIGLGDIFDAAAGEWLAVEDKALGGLMKKVRGDAVAAMNEHSLAGVVKRLKKA; translated from the coding sequence ATGGCACAGAATGCGCGTTTTGCTTTGAGTTTGCGGGTTTTAGCAGTGCTAGCGACCGAACCGGATGCGATGCATACCTCGGCGGCGATTGCAGAGAGCCTGAAGGAGAGCGCCGTCATGGTGCGGAGGACTTTTCTGCTGTTGCACAAGGCCGGGTTGATCGTGCAACGCAAAGGACCGAACGGCGGCGCAAAGCTGAAGGTTCCGGCCAAACAGATCGGCCTTGGCGACATCTTTGACGCCGCCGCAGGCGAGTGGCTTGCCGTAGAAGACAAGGCGCTTGGAGGGCTGATGAAAAAGGTCCGGGGCGATGCCGTGGCCGCGATGAATGAGCACTCGCTGGCAGGTGTGGTGAAGCGGCTGAAGAAGGCTTAA
- a CDS encoding NADH-quinone oxidoreductase subunit J family protein, with product MQLALFIIFGALAVAGALNLLLQRHPINSALSLVVVMMSLAVLYWSLGAEFLAAAQVIVYSGAVMVLFVFVIMLLNAGEEERTNGSRAAYIVGIPGAAAIFCLLSFVFLSEQKALGVASIGGHLNNGLNNIAEISQVLFTKQLLPFEVTSILILVAILGAVVLARKEEQ from the coding sequence ATGCAACTGGCACTTTTCATAATCTTTGGCGCGCTGGCCGTGGCGGGAGCACTCAATCTCCTGCTGCAACGTCATCCCATCAACAGCGCTCTGTCGCTCGTCGTTGTGATGATGTCGCTCGCGGTCCTCTACTGGTCACTGGGGGCTGAGTTCCTCGCCGCCGCGCAGGTCATCGTCTACTCCGGCGCCGTCATGGTGCTCTTCGTCTTCGTCATCATGCTGCTGAACGCAGGCGAAGAAGAACGTACCAACGGCAGCCGCGCCGCTTATATCGTCGGCATCCCCGGCGCAGCCGCCATCTTCTGTCTGCTCAGCTTTGTCTTCCTGTCGGAGCAGAAGGCACTTGGCGTCGCCAGCATCGGCGGTCATCTCAACAACGGCCTCAACAATATCGCCGAGATCAGCCAGGTGCTGTTTACGAAGCAGCTTCTTCCCTTTGAAGTGACCTCGATTCTCATCCTCGTCGCCATCCTCGGCGCCGTGGTTCTCGCGCGCAAGGAGGAGCAATAA
- the nuoL gene encoding NADH-quinone oxidoreductase subunit L → MSPQTSMIPASYLWLIPLLPFVGFLINGTLGRKLPRAAVTAVALLFTAIPACIVAWLWSMMTGANAPEVINAVSRPWIAISGFQVNFAFTVDHLTLIMLGVVTGVGFLIHLYSAGYMAHEEGYWRFFAYLNLFMFFMLILVLSSSFLLLFVGWEGVGLASYLLIGFYFKKDSAANAGKKAFIVNRIGDFGFLLAMFLIVAHFGNLNFTDVFASISQHPEWHGGFLTAIALLLVVGATGKSAQIPLYIWLPDAMEGPTPVSALIHAATMVTAGIYMVARCHTLFDRSPYALAVVAIIGAATAIVAASIGMVQHDIKRVLAYSTVSQLGYMFLACGVGAYAAGIFHLLTHAFFKALLFLAAGSVIHALSGEQDMRNMGGLRKRIPITFWTMTSGVFAIAGIWPFAGFFSKDAILYQTFISDNHIGKLLWLVGLITAGMTSFYMFRLWFKTFFGELRYEEPAHDAHGHDSHGHGGIHESPWVMTLPLIILGILSLVGGWGHVAFGNFLDPVFGTTAEAATAASHSIELTLVAVSLIVVAIGFFFAWLFYYKKPGTAGALALKVKPLYSLVENKYWVDEIYGAVIVTPLLMFTRLILGGLIDSGLVNGSGALAGATTRGLSTLTRRVQSGNIRSYAGWLALGAAAILVVMIFGRSLWVH, encoded by the coding sequence ATGAGCCCTCAGACTTCCATGATTCCCGCAAGCTATCTCTGGCTGATTCCGCTGCTTCCCTTCGTCGGCTTCCTGATCAACGGAACCCTTGGCCGCAAACTGCCGCGTGCCGCCGTCACTGCCGTTGCGCTGTTGTTCACTGCGATCCCCGCCTGCATTGTTGCGTGGCTGTGGTCGATGATGACCGGCGCGAATGCTCCGGAGGTGATTAACGCTGTCAGCCGTCCGTGGATTGCTATCTCCGGCTTTCAGGTCAACTTCGCCTTTACCGTCGATCATCTGACACTGATCATGCTCGGCGTCGTTACCGGCGTCGGCTTTCTCATCCATCTTTACTCTGCCGGATACATGGCGCACGAAGAGGGTTACTGGCGCTTCTTTGCCTACCTCAACCTCTTCATGTTCTTCATGTTGATCCTGGTGCTGTCGAGCAGCTTCCTTCTGCTCTTCGTCGGATGGGAGGGCGTGGGTCTCGCCTCGTACCTTCTGATCGGCTTCTACTTCAAGAAGGACTCCGCCGCCAACGCCGGCAAAAAAGCCTTCATCGTCAACCGCATCGGCGACTTCGGCTTCCTTCTGGCGATGTTCCTGATCGTCGCCCACTTCGGCAATCTCAACTTCACCGACGTCTTCGCCTCCATCTCGCAGCATCCTGAGTGGCATGGTGGCTTCCTCACTGCCATTGCGCTTCTGCTTGTCGTTGGAGCCACTGGAAAGTCTGCACAGATTCCGCTGTACATCTGGCTGCCGGACGCGATGGAAGGCCCGACGCCAGTCTCTGCTCTTATCCACGCTGCAACGATGGTCACGGCTGGCATCTACATGGTTGCCCGCTGCCATACGCTGTTCGACCGCTCTCCCTATGCGCTCGCTGTCGTTGCGATCATCGGTGCGGCAACGGCGATTGTGGCCGCCTCCATCGGAATGGTGCAGCACGATATCAAGCGCGTGCTTGCCTACTCCACCGTCTCTCAGCTTGGCTACATGTTTCTGGCCTGCGGCGTCGGAGCCTATGCCGCTGGAATCTTCCACCTGCTCACGCATGCGTTCTTCAAGGCGCTGCTCTTCCTCGCGGCGGGTTCGGTGATCCACGCTCTCTCCGGCGAGCAGGACATGCGCAACATGGGCGGTCTGCGCAAACGCATTCCCATCACCTTCTGGACGATGACCTCGGGCGTCTTCGCTATCGCGGGTATCTGGCCCTTCGCCGGATTCTTTTCGAAGGACGCGATCCTTTATCAGACCTTCATCTCAGACAATCACATTGGCAAGCTGCTCTGGCTCGTTGGCCTTATTACCGCCGGCATGACGTCGTTTTACATGTTCCGGCTCTGGTTCAAGACCTTCTTCGGAGAGCTACGCTACGAAGAGCCTGCGCACGATGCACATGGTCACGATAGCCACGGCCATGGCGGCATTCACGAGTCACCATGGGTCATGACGCTTCCGCTGATCATCCTGGGCATTCTTTCGCTCGTTGGTGGCTGGGGACATGTTGCGTTTGGAAACTTCCTCGATCCCGTCTTTGGAACCACTGCTGAAGCTGCCACTGCGGCAAGCCACAGCATCGAGCTAACCCTTGTCGCTGTCTCGTTGATTGTTGTAGCCATCGGGTTCTTCTTTGCGTGGCTGTTCTATTACAAGAAACCTGGGACTGCTGGTGCGCTTGCGCTCAAGGTCAAGCCGCTCTATTCGCTGGTCGAAAACAAGTATTGGGTCGATGAGATTTACGGCGCCGTCATCGTTACACCGCTGCTCATGTTCACCCGCCTTATCCTCGGTGGCCTCATCGACTCAGGCCTGGTCAACGGCTCCGGTGCGCTCGCAGGAGCCACCACCCGAGGCCTCAGCACACTTACCCGCCGGGTTCAGTCCGGCAACATTCGCTCCTATGCCGGATGGCTCGCGCTCGGCGCTGCCGCCATCCTCGTCGTCATGATCTTCGGACGCTCGCTCTGGGTGCACTAA
- a CDS encoding TIGR00282 family metallophosphoesterase: MNILFVGDVFGSAGRHIVREHLPHVLETNAVDLLVINGENAAGGFGITPSIAEELFDLGAHVITTGNHIWDKKEIFEYMAVPEDSHSRNRRIIRPANYAVGTPGFGVYEGELGNGQSYAVLNLQGRVFMSSCDDPFRKADEIISKLTAKVILLDLHAETTSEKVAMGWYLDGRVTAVLGTHTHIPTADERVLPGGTAYQTDVGMSGPYDSVIGVEKELVLGRFLTGMPGKFEAAKGNPKMCAALIACDGATGQAQSIQRIMLGE, encoded by the coding sequence GTGAATATCCTTTTTGTCGGCGATGTCTTCGGCTCCGCCGGTCGCCACATCGTCCGCGAACATCTTCCTCACGTTCTTGAAACCAATGCCGTCGATTTACTTGTGATCAATGGCGAAAACGCCGCTGGCGGCTTCGGCATCACGCCTTCGATCGCCGAAGAGTTGTTCGACCTGGGCGCTCACGTCATCACCACCGGAAACCATATATGGGACAAAAAGGAGATCTTCGAGTACATGGCCGTACCCGAAGACTCGCATTCGCGCAACCGGCGCATCATCCGTCCGGCGAACTACGCTGTGGGGACGCCCGGCTTCGGGGTTTATGAGGGCGAATTGGGCAATGGGCAGAGCTATGCCGTCCTGAACCTGCAGGGAAGGGTGTTCATGTCCTCCTGCGACGACCCATTCCGCAAGGCCGATGAAATCATCTCGAAGCTTACGGCCAAGGTCATTCTGCTCGATCTGCACGCCGAAACCACTAGCGAAAAGGTCGCGATGGGCTGGTATCTCGATGGCCGCGTCACAGCCGTCCTCGGCACTCACACCCATATCCCCACAGCTGACGAGCGCGTTCTGCCCGGCGGCACCGCCTATCAGACCGACGTTGGTATGTCAGGCCCATATGATTCCGTGATCGGTGTGGAAAAAGAGCTGGTGCTGGGCCGCTTTCTTACCGGGATGCCGGGCAAGTTCGAGGCGGCCAAGGGAAATCCGAAGATGTGCGCCGCGCTGATCGCATGCGATGGAGCTACAGGACAAGCACAAAGCATTCAGCGCATCATGCTCGGTGAATAG
- a CDS encoding NADH-quinone oxidoreductase subunit N translates to MTPNIVALLPEYILTIVGVLIMLAEPLLPSGASRKPLGWLAILGTLGAGYASWYQLHLGNITAFSNSIQVDSFSVFFHLLVAAIALVTLLISLDYFEGNASHSGEYFALIAFSAVGMMLMTCATELLVVFVGLEISSISTYIMCGFRKGSAAGSESSIKYFLLGSFATAFFLYGIALAFGATGSTSIAAIAQGLATTTTPRMAFLALAMILIGLGFKVSAAPFHVWTPDVYQGAPSPVVGFMSTAPKAAAFAVLLRITFSAFGPMQHRWAVLLWVLAALSMTVGNLGALLQRDVKRMLAYSSIAHAGYILVAFTALQADGIAAACFYTASYAAMQIGAFAVITQVTGYNEQIRTTDDYTGLGLRRPILAAFLALFLISLIGIPFTGGFFGKFYVFSAAIHANHVWLAVIGLLNSGVACFYYLRLLVALYSRPVTETAQPTEGRSLSVPAGVGLTLAAAATLMLGILPGHFLNLAQRASASTQSVPTPVAAAPVTTSQQ, encoded by the coding sequence ATGACCCCGAATATCGTTGCCCTTCTGCCTGAGTACATCCTTACCATCGTTGGTGTGCTCATCATGCTCGCCGAGCCGCTGCTACCCTCAGGTGCAAGCCGCAAGCCACTGGGATGGCTCGCCATCCTCGGTACGCTGGGCGCAGGCTATGCCAGTTGGTATCAGCTTCACCTCGGCAATATTACGGCCTTCTCCAACAGCATCCAGGTCGACTCCTTCTCCGTCTTCTTCCATCTGCTCGTCGCTGCTATTGCCCTGGTCACGCTGCTGATCTCGCTCGACTACTTTGAGGGCAACGCCAGCCACTCCGGCGAATATTTTGCACTGATCGCGTTCAGCGCCGTCGGCATGATGCTGATGACCTGCGCGACCGAGTTGCTGGTCGTCTTCGTCGGGCTTGAGATCTCATCGATCTCCACCTACATCATGTGCGGCTTCCGCAAGGGCAGTGCGGCAGGCTCTGAATCGTCCATCAAGTACTTCCTGCTCGGCTCCTTCGCCACGGCATTCTTCCTCTATGGCATTGCGCTGGCCTTCGGAGCCACCGGCTCGACCAGCATCGCAGCCATCGCCCAGGGTCTTGCTACCACGACCACGCCGCGCATGGCCTTCCTTGCGCTGGCCATGATCCTCATCGGCCTTGGCTTCAAGGTCTCCGCCGCGCCCTTCCATGTATGGACGCCTGATGTCTACCAGGGAGCGCCGTCGCCGGTCGTCGGCTTCATGTCCACCGCGCCTAAGGCCGCTGCCTTTGCCGTCCTGCTGCGCATCACCTTCTCGGCCTTTGGGCCGATGCAGCATCGCTGGGCCGTGCTGCTCTGGGTGCTCGCTGCCCTGTCGATGACGGTTGGTAACCTCGGCGCGTTGCTTCAGCGCGACGTCAAGCGCATGTTGGCTTACTCCAGCATCGCCCACGCAGGTTATATTCTGGTTGCCTTCACTGCCCTGCAAGCCGATGGCATCGCAGCGGCCTGCTTCTACACGGCCAGCTACGCTGCAATGCAGATCGGCGCCTTCGCCGTCATCACCCAGGTTACGGGCTATAACGAGCAGATTCGCACCACCGATGACTACACCGGTCTCGGTCTGCGTCGTCCCATCCTGGCTGCGTTTCTTGCCCTGTTCCTGATCTCGTTGATCGGAATCCCCTTCACCGGCGGCTTCTTCGGCAAGTTCTATGTCTTCTCCGCCGCCATCCATGCCAACCATGTCTGGCTCGCTGTCATTGGCCTGCTCAACAGCGGTGTAGCCTGCTTCTACTATCTCCGCCTGCTGGTTGCGCTCTACTCGCGTCCGGTCACCGAGACTGCACAGCCCACCGAGGGTCGCAGCCTCAGCGTTCCTGCTGGAGTAGGACTGACTCTTGCCGCCGCAGCTACCCTGATGCTGGGAATCCTGCCCGGACACTTCCTGAACCTCGCGCAGCGCGCCAGTGCCAGCACACAGTCGGTGCCAACCCCTGTAGCAGCAGCTCCGGTGACAACCTCACAGCAGTAA
- a CDS encoding complex I subunit 4 family protein: protein MNIDHSILTILILVPLAGAILLALLPDKGKLMQWGALAVTLITFLLTLHLPFHYDYGAASGTFQFATDNPWIASPAIRYHLGVDGLSMWLVVLTGLLAPLGVLVSWRAIDTRKKTFYVLFLLQQVAMLGVFVSLDLFLYYGFWELSLIPMTLLIATFGRTENRRRAAIKFFLYAFIPSAILLVGILWLYVRTGTFDLPRLTQLAAAHSISSNSAALWLCSLAFLVAFAVKVPVFPLHGWLSDAVSEAPTAAVMVLAGKLGLYSILRFSFSIFPEQSHCIAPLMLALGAIGIVYGALLALVQKDLKRLAAYATLSAVAFIVLGIFSFTISGLDGGIFHILSESLSGAAFFMLLGILYERYGTYDMREYGGLAGKLPWMVTLFVITTLSLVGLPMLNGFVGEFLILSGSMQAVFAHHMVWTVLATTGVILSASYMLWMIQRVFYGDLGIKSENVKGWDIDAREHLAMWPLVILFLIMGVASPIWLRAIDTAGTRIAATQSSSVSPQAQISTASASTEAK, encoded by the coding sequence ATGAACATAGACCACTCCATTCTGACCATCCTCATCCTCGTCCCGCTCGCCGGCGCGATTCTGCTGGCGCTGCTGCCGGACAAGGGCAAGCTGATGCAGTGGGGCGCACTCGCCGTCACGCTCATCACCTTCCTGCTGACCCTGCATCTTCCCTTCCACTACGACTACGGCGCGGCCTCCGGCACCTTCCAGTTTGCAACCGATAATCCATGGATCGCCTCTCCTGCCATTCGCTATCATCTCGGTGTGGATGGCTTGTCGATGTGGCTGGTTGTTCTCACTGGCCTTCTTGCCCCGCTCGGTGTTCTCGTCTCGTGGCGCGCCATCGACACTCGCAAGAAGACCTTCTATGTTCTCTTCCTGCTGCAGCAGGTCGCGATGCTTGGTGTCTTCGTCTCGCTCGATCTCTTCCTCTACTACGGCTTCTGGGAGCTTTCACTCATTCCCATGACGCTTCTGATCGCTACCTTCGGCCGCACAGAGAACCGCCGCCGCGCTGCGATCAAGTTCTTCCTCTACGCCTTCATCCCTTCGGCGATTTTGCTCGTAGGCATCCTTTGGCTCTACGTCCGCACTGGTACGTTCGACTTGCCGCGGCTGACGCAGCTTGCCGCAGCTCACAGCATCTCGAGCAACTCTGCCGCGCTCTGGCTCTGCTCTCTGGCCTTCCTCGTGGCCTTCGCCGTGAAGGTTCCTGTCTTCCCGCTGCATGGATGGCTCTCGGATGCTGTCTCCGAGGCTCCGACCGCCGCGGTCATGGTGCTCGCTGGCAAGCTTGGCCTCTATTCCATCCTGCGCTTCTCTTTCAGCATCTTCCCAGAGCAGTCGCACTGCATCGCTCCCCTGATGCTTGCACTTGGAGCCATCGGCATCGTCTACGGCGCGTTGCTTGCCCTCGTCCAGAAGGACCTGAAGCGTCTCGCCGCCTACGCTACTCTCAGCGCCGTCGCTTTCATCGTTCTCGGTATCTTCAGCTTCACCATCTCCGGTCTCGACGGCGGCATCTTCCACATCCTCAGCGAAAGCCTCTCAGGCGCAGCGTTCTTTATGCTGCTCGGCATCCTCTACGAGCGCTATGGCACGTACGACATGCGTGAGTACGGCGGCCTTGCAGGCAAACTGCCATGGATGGTGACACTTTTCGTCATCACTACCCTGTCGCTGGTTGGCCTGCCGATGCTCAACGGATTCGTCGGCGAGTTCCTGATCCTCTCCGGTTCCATGCAGGCTGTCTTTGCGCACCACATGGTGTGGACGGTTCTTGCCACCACGGGCGTCATCCTCAGCGCGTCTTACATGCTCTGGATGATCCAGCGTGTGTTCTACGGTGACCTTGGCATCAAGTCTGAGAATGTAAAGGGTTGGGATATCGACGCCCGCGAGCATCTCGCGATGTGGCCGTTGGTGATCCTGTTCCTCATCATGGGAGTTGCTTCTCCCATCTGGTTGCGCGCCATCGACACGGCCGGAACCCGCATTGCAGCAACACAGTCTTCCTCAGTTTCGCCGCAAGCTCAAATTTCGACGGCCTCGGCCAGCACGGAGGCCAAATAA
- a CDS encoding DoxX family protein has protein sequence MQRPVQIALWVGRAGLAATLLSAVADRFGLWGPHGAPQVAWGDWAHFVSYTGVLNSFAPHGLVVVLAWVSTALEILLGIGLLAGFYLEYVAYAAAALFGLFALAMTLSLGVKAPLDYSVYGDICGAWLLGVVAGWERRLRRDAHSAR, from the coding sequence TTGCAGAGGCCGGTTCAAATTGCGCTTTGGGTGGGCAGAGCAGGATTAGCAGCAACGCTGCTATCTGCCGTGGCGGACAGATTTGGGTTGTGGGGGCCACATGGTGCTCCGCAGGTGGCCTGGGGAGATTGGGCTCACTTTGTGAGCTACACAGGGGTACTGAATAGCTTTGCACCGCATGGCTTGGTGGTGGTGTTGGCATGGGTGTCTACAGCGCTGGAGATTCTGCTGGGCATAGGGTTGCTGGCGGGATTTTATCTGGAGTATGTGGCCTATGCGGCAGCCGCATTATTTGGGTTATTTGCGCTGGCGATGACTTTGAGCCTGGGAGTGAAAGCTCCGCTGGATTATTCGGTGTACGGAGATATATGTGGAGCATGGCTGTTGGGAGTTGTAGCTGGGTGGGAGCGGCGGTTGCGTCGTGATGCCCATTCGGCGAGATGA
- a CDS encoding lysine--tRNA ligase: MFESEFEKNLYALRRDKLAQIAALGHATYPNSYAATHTIPELRAAYDEQTAEQLESGPAPIEISIAGRIMAIRVQGKAGFAQFQQGGQRLQIYVRKDDVGENAFALYKLLDLGDHIGVQGFLFRTRTGELTVHVKQLTFLTKAMLALPDKYHGLEDTELRYRQRYVDLFMNTGHSAKQAEKPGAPATEPDAPGLAVADLGGAAQSSPETAEPEVRNVREVFVKRAAVLRALRTFFDERGYLEVETPMMHTIAGGAAAKPFRTHHNALDLDLSLRIAPELYLKRLVVGGLDRVYEINRNFRNEGISTQHNPEFTMLEFYQAYANYHDLMRLTEELIAFVAQEVNGHTITNFNGVEIDLSKWTKLSMREAIVKWWDDVAGPRPLVTDFENAASLHAWLDQVIPEPWTEQEHREKLFTPEFERRKKFRVLYAALDISLDRLKRNEPAGKAIAEIFETVAEEHLIQPTIIYDFPLAVSPLSKQKPDEPDWVERFEFYIGGFEVGNAFSELNDPDDQRRRFEQQLLEKERGDDEAHEMDEDYVRALGYGLPPTGGEGIGIDRLTMILTGSKSIRDVILFPLLRPQVKKQQATAEQPHGESAE, encoded by the coding sequence GTGTTCGAGTCCGAGTTCGAAAAAAACCTCTATGCCCTCCGCCGCGACAAGCTCGCGCAGATCGCCGCTCTCGGCCACGCCACCTATCCCAACTCCTACGCGGCCACTCACACCATCCCAGAGCTGCGCGCCGCCTATGATGAGCAGACCGCCGAGCAACTCGAGTCCGGGCCGGCTCCCATCGAGATCAGCATCGCTGGCCGCATCATGGCCATTCGCGTTCAGGGCAAAGCCGGATTCGCCCAGTTCCAGCAGGGGGGCCAGCGCCTCCAGATTTACGTCCGCAAAGACGATGTAGGCGAAAACGCCTTTGCTCTCTATAAGCTGCTCGACCTCGGCGACCACATCGGCGTACAGGGCTTCCTCTTCCGCACCCGCACCGGCGAGCTGACCGTGCACGTCAAGCAGCTTACCTTCCTCACCAAGGCCATGCTCGCCCTGCCTGACAAGTACCACGGCCTCGAAGACACCGAGCTACGCTACCGCCAGCGTTACGTCGACCTCTTCATGAACACCGGCCACAGCGCCAAGCAGGCCGAGAAACCGGGCGCTCCAGCCACAGAACCGGATGCCCCAGGTCTGGCTGTTGCAGACCTGGGCGGAGCAGCACAATCTTCCCCGGAGACCGCCGAACCTGAGGTTCGCAACGTCCGCGAAGTCTTCGTCAAGCGCGCCGCCGTCCTTCGCGCCCTGCGTACCTTCTTCGACGAGCGCGGCTACCTCGAAGTCGAAACCCCGATGATGCACACCATCGCCGGAGGCGCCGCCGCCAAGCCTTTCCGCACGCACCACAACGCGCTCGACCTCGACCTCTCCCTGCGCATCGCGCCCGAGCTGTACCTGAAGCGCCTCGTCGTCGGCGGCCTCGACCGCGTCTACGAGATCAACCGCAACTTCCGCAACGAGGGCATCAGCACCCAGCACAACCCCGAGTTCACCATGCTGGAGTTCTACCAGGCCTACGCCAACTACCACGACCTCATGCGCCTTACCGAAGAACTCATCGCCTTCGTAGCGCAGGAAGTAAATGGCCACACCATCACTAACTTCAACGGCGTGGAGATCGACCTCAGCAAATGGACGAAGCTCTCTATGCGCGAAGCTATCGTCAAATGGTGGGACGACGTGGCTGGTCCTCGACCGCTGGTTACCGACTTTGAGAATGCGGCATCTCTTCACGCGTGGCTTGATCAGGTTATCCCTGAACCTTGGACTGAGCAGGAGCACAGAGAAAAGCTTTTTACTCCTGAATTTGAAAGGCGCAAGAAGTTTCGCGTCCTCTATGCCGCGTTGGACATTAGCCTAGATCGATTGAAGCGCAATGAACCTGCTGGCAAGGCGATAGCTGAGATTTTTGAGACCGTCGCCGAAGAGCACCTCATCCAGCCCACCATCATCTACGACTTCCCACTCGCCGTCTCGCCGCTCTCCAAGCAGAAGCCCGACGAGCCCGACTGGGTCGAGCGCTTCGAGTTCTACATCGGCGGCTTCGAGGTAGGCAACGCCTTCAGCGAGTTGAACGATCCGGACGACCAGCGCCGTCGCTTCGAGCAACAGCTTCTTGAAAAAGAGCGAGGCGACGACGAAGCCCATGAGATGGACGAGGACTACGTCCGCGCCCTCGGCTACGGCCTGCCTCCCACCGGCGGCGAAGGCATCGGCATCGACCGCCTGACCATGATCCTTACCGGCTCAAAGTCCATTCGCGACGTCATCCTGTTCCCGCTACTTCGTCCACAGGTCAAAAAGCAGCAGGCAACTGCGGAGCAGCCCCACGGAGAATCAGCAGAGTAG
- the nuoH gene encoding NADH-quinone oxidoreductase subunit NuoH — MSHLSPFQTFLLLSIVKIIVVFVITLTAVAYTVLLERKVLGHMQNRWGPSRVGPFGLLQPLADGIKLFLKEDLLPFAAERPLFIVAPIIALTCALVSIAVVPFGAAHHIYANGIGVDMFDISNINIGLLVILGITSIGVYGIALSGWSSNNKFSLLGSLRATSQVISYELALGLSLVGVVLRAQSLSLRTIVDSQSAHGLLSWNFFGGYQFVAFFIYLMAAYAETNRAPFDLPEAESELVAGYHTEYSSMKFAMFFMAEYANMITVSCVATLMFFGGASSPLGHLLPANFGGPILTAIFPVLWFVAKVFAFLLLYIWVRGTVPRFRYDQLMSFGWKFLLPLAMANIIITSLVLALHG; from the coding sequence GTGAGCCATCTCAGTCCGTTCCAGACATTTCTGCTGCTCAGCATTGTTAAGATCATCGTCGTCTTTGTCATCACACTGACGGCGGTGGCCTATACAGTGCTGCTGGAGCGCAAGGTCCTCGGCCATATGCAGAACCGCTGGGGCCCCTCCCGCGTCGGTCCCTTTGGACTGCTGCAGCCTCTTGCCGACGGCATCAAGCTCTTCCTCAAGGAAGACCTGCTTCCCTTCGCAGCCGAGCGTCCGCTGTTCATCGTCGCGCCGATCATTGCGCTGACCTGTGCGCTGGTCTCGATCGCCGTCGTCCCCTTCGGAGCCGCCCACCATATCTATGCCAACGGTATCGGCGTGGATATGTTCGACATCTCCAACATCAACATCGGCCTGCTCGTCATCCTTGGCATCACCTCGATTGGTGTCTATGGCATCGCGCTCTCGGGCTGGTCGTCGAACAATAAATTCTCGCTGCTCGGCTCGCTGCGCGCCACTTCGCAGGTCATCAGCTATGAGCTTGCCCTTGGACTTTCGCTGGTCGGCGTTGTTCTCCGCGCCCAATCGCTGAGCCTGCGCACCATCGTCGACAGTCAGTCCGCACACGGTCTGCTCTCGTGGAACTTCTTCGGCGGATATCAGTTCGTGGCCTTCTTCATCTATCTGATGGCGGCTTATGCCGAGACCAACCGCGCGCCCTTCGACCTTCCTGAAGCGGAGTCGGAGTTGGTTGCCGGCTATCATACCGAGTACAGCTCGATGAAGTTCGCCATGTTCTTCATGGCCGAGTACGCCAACATGATTACCGTAAGCTGCGTGGCCACGCTGATGTTCTTCGGCGGCGCGTCCAGCCCTCTCGGTCATCTGCTTCCGGCAAACTTCGGCGGCCCCATCCTTACGGCAATCTTCCCTGTTCTCTGGTTTGTGGCAAAGGTGTTCGCGTTCCTTCTGCTCTATATCTGGGTACGCGGTACAGTTCCCCGTTTCCGTTACGACCAGCTGATGAGTTTTGGCTGGAAATTTCTACTTCCTCTGGCGATGGCAAACATCATCATCACCAGTCTCGTCCTTGCACTGCACGGCTAG